A single Neochlamydia sp. AcF84 DNA region contains:
- a CDS encoding transposase, which yields MSKAEHKNTWQLAEEAGLQTPYAFQHLLRRGLWQADAIRDSLQMEVLKDKEGGIVAIDETGFSKKGKHSAGVARQYSGTAGRIENCQVGIFLSYATNQGRVLIDRELYIPEEWFLDEERRARAGISKEVKFKTKIQLAMLMLQRAFGHGIRPSLSIGRRGIGSLSFKSLSRERMLSLYISCTL from the coding sequence ATGAGCAAAGCAGAACATAAAAACACCTGGCAATTGGCAGAAGAGGCTGGTTTACAAACCCCTTACGCTTTTCAACATCTACTACGCCGTGGTTTATGGCAAGCAGATGCAATCAGAGATAGTTTGCAAATGGAAGTGCTGAAAGATAAAGAAGGAGGCATAGTAGCTATAGATGAGACGGGATTTTCAAAGAAAGGTAAGCATTCAGCAGGAGTGGCAAGACAATATAGTGGAACAGCAGGAAGAATTGAAAATTGCCAAGTAGGGATTTTCCTTTCTTATGCAACTAACCAAGGCCGCGTACTAATTGATCGAGAGCTATATATCCCTGAAGAATGGTTTTTAGATGAAGAACGTAGAGCAAGAGCTGGTATATCTAAAGAAGTTAAATTCAAAACGAAAATACAATTAGCCATGTTGATGCTACAGCGAGCTTTCGGCCATGGGATCAGGCCTTCTTTAAGTATTGGGAGACGAGGTATAGGGAGTTTATCCTTTAAGAGCTTATCTAGAGAAAGAATGCTGTCCTTATATATTAGCTGTACCCTCTAA